The Glycine soja cultivar W05 chromosome 8, ASM419377v2, whole genome shotgun sequence genome has a window encoding:
- the LOC114422014 gene encoding mitogen-activated protein kinase kinase kinase 3-like isoform X2: MPAWWNRKWSKSKEEQEQPEEEDEEEEPRAAFQLNFMSGERDKNKGRSCSKKKTKSFDDKVKGVPLPLPSHSLSDPVQSFGSVSVSGGSSVSSSTSYDDHPISPPNTNRGREEVRFNVRTKSPGPGSRGPTSPTSPLHQRLHALSLDSPTGSECHPLPLPPGSPTSPSSVLPNARANGHLENATSNVSKWRKGKLLGRGTFGHVYLGFNSENGQMCAIKEVKVVFDDHTSKECLKQLNQEINLLNQLSHPNIVQYYGSELVEESLSVYLEYVSGGSIHKLLQEYGPFKEPVIQNYTRQIVSGLAYLHGRNTVHRDIKGANILVDPNGEIKLADFGMAKHINSSASMLSFKGSPYWMAPEVVMNTNGYSLPVDIWSLGCTIIEMATSKPPWNQYEGVAAIFKIGNSKDMPEIPEHLSNDAKKFIKLCLQRDPLARPTAQKLLDHPFIRDQSATKAANVSITRDAFPCMFDGSRTPPVLESHSNRTSITSLDGDYASKPALAAPRALRSSRDNTRIITSLPVSPSSSPLRRSSYPMRSNATFALDPWHETSRYRANTPPGGSPRMRLI; encoded by the exons ATGCCGGCTTGGTGGAATAGAAAGTGGAGCAAGAGCAAGGAGGAGCAGGAGCAGCCGGAGGAGGAGGATGAGGAGGAAGAGCCACGTGCCGCTTTTCAGCTGAATTTCATGAGCGGTGAGCGGGACAAGAACAAGGGTAGGAGTTGTAGTAAGAAGAAGACCAAGAGCTTCGACGACAAGGTCAAAGGGGTTCCGTTACCACTTCCCTCGCATAGTCTCAGCGATCCAGTTCAATCATTTGGATCTGTTTCGGTGTCCGGTGGTTCCAGCGTCAGCTCCTCCACCTCCTACGACGATCATCCAATTTCGCCTCCCAACACCAACAG AGGACGAGAGGAGGTGAGGTTCAATGTGAGGACAAAAAGTCCGGGTCCTGGGTCAAGAGGACCTACCAGTCCTACCTCACCGCTtcatcaaaggttgcatgcttTGAGCCTTGACTCTCCCACGGGGAGTGAGTGTCATCCATTACCTCTTCCACCTGGCTCTCCAACTAGTCCTTCTTCTGTGCTTCCCAACGCTAGAGCAAATGGACATTTGGAAAATGCTACCAGCAATGTGTCCAAATGGAGAAAAGGAAAGCTTCTAGGACGGGGAACATTTGGGCATGTTTATCTGGGATTCAATAG TGAAAATGGACAAATGTGTGCAATAAAAGAAGTCAAGGTTGTCTTTGATGATCACACATCAAAAGAGTGCCTCAAACAACTTAACCAG GAGATAAATTTGCTAAATCAGCTTTCACACCCAAATATTGTTCAATACTATGGGAGTGAACTG GTAGAAGAATCACTTTCTGTATATTTGGAATATGTCTCTGGTGGTTCTATCCATAAATTACTTCAGGAGTATGGTCCATTTAAGGAGCCTGTTATTCAAAATTATACCAGGCAGATTGTCTCTGGACTTGCCTATCTGCATGGAAGAAATACAGTACACAG GGATATTAAAGGGGCGAACATACTAGTTGATCCTAATGGTGAAATCAAACTGGCAGACTTTGGAATGGCTAAACAT ATAAATTCTTCTGCCTCGATGCTTTCATTCAAAGGAAGTCCATACTGGATGGCACCTGAG GTTGTAATGAATACAAATGGCTATAGCCTTCCAGTTGATATATGGAGCTTGGGGTGCACAATTATTGAAATGGCAACATCAAAACCTCCCTGGAATCAGTATGAAGGG GTAGCTGCCATATTTAAAATTGGGAACAGCAAAGATATGCCTGAAATCCCCGAGCATCTTTCGAATGATGCAAAAAAATTCATCAAGCTATGCTTACAAAGAGACCCATTAGCTCGCCCGACAGCCCAAAAGTTACTAGACCACCCCTTCATTCGAGATCAATCAGCAACAAAAGCTGCAAATGTCAGCATAACCAGAGATGCTTTCCCTTGCATGTTTGATGGAAGCCGGACACCG CCTGTGTTAGAGTCCCATTCCAACCGAACAAGCATAACTTCTCTTGATGGAGATTATGCATCAAAGCCAGCTCTTGCAGCACCACGTGCATTAAGGAGTTCAAG AGATAACACAAGAATCATCACATCTTTACCAGTATctccctcttcaagtccattgCGAAG ATCCTCATATCCAATGAGATCAAATGCCACGTTTGCTCTTGATCCTTGGCATGAAACATCTCGATACAGAGCCAATACACCACCTGGTGGATCTCCAAGAATGAGACTCATTTAA
- the LOC114422014 gene encoding mitogen-activated protein kinase kinase kinase 3-like isoform X1, with product MPAWWNRKWSKSKEEQEQPEEEDEEEEPRAAFQLNFMSGERDKNKGRSCSKKKTKSFDDKVKGVPLPLPSHSLSDPVQSFGSVSVSGGSSVSSSTSYDDHPISPPNTNRGREEVRFNVRTKSPGPGSRGPTSPTSPLHQRLHALSLDSPTGSECHPLPLPPGSPTSPSSVLPNARANGHLENATSNVSKWRKGKLLGRGTFGHVYLGFNSENGQMCAIKEVKVVFDDHTSKECLKQLNQEINLLNQLSHPNIVQYYGSELVEESLSVYLEYVSGGSIHKLLQEYGPFKEPVIQNYTRQIVSGLAYLHGRNTVHRDIKGANILVDPNGEIKLADFGMAKHINSSASMLSFKGSPYWMAPEVVMNTNGYSLPVDIWSLGCTIIEMATSKPPWNQYEGVAAIFKIGNSKDMPEIPEHLSNDAKKFIKLCLQRDPLARPTAQKLLDHPFIRDQSATKAANVSITRDAFPCMFDGSRTPPVLESHSNRTSITSLDGDYASKPALAAPRALRSSRDNTRIITSLPVSPSSSPLRRYEPMHQSCFFSPPHPAYTTMGQSSYTLNDRSSYPMRSNATFALDPWHETSRYRANTPPGGSPRMRLI from the exons ATGCCGGCTTGGTGGAATAGAAAGTGGAGCAAGAGCAAGGAGGAGCAGGAGCAGCCGGAGGAGGAGGATGAGGAGGAAGAGCCACGTGCCGCTTTTCAGCTGAATTTCATGAGCGGTGAGCGGGACAAGAACAAGGGTAGGAGTTGTAGTAAGAAGAAGACCAAGAGCTTCGACGACAAGGTCAAAGGGGTTCCGTTACCACTTCCCTCGCATAGTCTCAGCGATCCAGTTCAATCATTTGGATCTGTTTCGGTGTCCGGTGGTTCCAGCGTCAGCTCCTCCACCTCCTACGACGATCATCCAATTTCGCCTCCCAACACCAACAG AGGACGAGAGGAGGTGAGGTTCAATGTGAGGACAAAAAGTCCGGGTCCTGGGTCAAGAGGACCTACCAGTCCTACCTCACCGCTtcatcaaaggttgcatgcttTGAGCCTTGACTCTCCCACGGGGAGTGAGTGTCATCCATTACCTCTTCCACCTGGCTCTCCAACTAGTCCTTCTTCTGTGCTTCCCAACGCTAGAGCAAATGGACATTTGGAAAATGCTACCAGCAATGTGTCCAAATGGAGAAAAGGAAAGCTTCTAGGACGGGGAACATTTGGGCATGTTTATCTGGGATTCAATAG TGAAAATGGACAAATGTGTGCAATAAAAGAAGTCAAGGTTGTCTTTGATGATCACACATCAAAAGAGTGCCTCAAACAACTTAACCAG GAGATAAATTTGCTAAATCAGCTTTCACACCCAAATATTGTTCAATACTATGGGAGTGAACTG GTAGAAGAATCACTTTCTGTATATTTGGAATATGTCTCTGGTGGTTCTATCCATAAATTACTTCAGGAGTATGGTCCATTTAAGGAGCCTGTTATTCAAAATTATACCAGGCAGATTGTCTCTGGACTTGCCTATCTGCATGGAAGAAATACAGTACACAG GGATATTAAAGGGGCGAACATACTAGTTGATCCTAATGGTGAAATCAAACTGGCAGACTTTGGAATGGCTAAACAT ATAAATTCTTCTGCCTCGATGCTTTCATTCAAAGGAAGTCCATACTGGATGGCACCTGAG GTTGTAATGAATACAAATGGCTATAGCCTTCCAGTTGATATATGGAGCTTGGGGTGCACAATTATTGAAATGGCAACATCAAAACCTCCCTGGAATCAGTATGAAGGG GTAGCTGCCATATTTAAAATTGGGAACAGCAAAGATATGCCTGAAATCCCCGAGCATCTTTCGAATGATGCAAAAAAATTCATCAAGCTATGCTTACAAAGAGACCCATTAGCTCGCCCGACAGCCCAAAAGTTACTAGACCACCCCTTCATTCGAGATCAATCAGCAACAAAAGCTGCAAATGTCAGCATAACCAGAGATGCTTTCCCTTGCATGTTTGATGGAAGCCGGACACCG CCTGTGTTAGAGTCCCATTCCAACCGAACAAGCATAACTTCTCTTGATGGAGATTATGCATCAAAGCCAGCTCTTGCAGCACCACGTGCATTAAGGAGTTCAAG AGATAACACAAGAATCATCACATCTTTACCAGTATctccctcttcaagtccattgCGAAGGTATGAGCCAATGCATCAGAGCTGTTTTTTTTCTCCTCCTCATCCAGCTTACACCACAATGGGACAAAGTAGTTACACTTTGAATGACAGATCCTCATATCCAATGAGATCAAATGCCACGTTTGCTCTTGATCCTTGGCATGAAACATCTCGATACAGAGCCAATACACCACCTGGTGGATCTCCAAGAATGAGACTCATTTAA
- the LOC114422908 gene encoding ras-related protein RABC1-like, translating to MDSSSGHQEFDYLFKLLMIGDSGVGKSSLLLSFTSDAFEDLSPTIGVDFKVKYVMMGGKKLKLAIWDTAGQERFRTLTSSYYRGAQGIIMVYDVTRRDTFTNLSEIWAKEIDLYSTNQDCIKMLVGNKLDKDGDRVVTKKEGIDFAREYGCLFIECSAKTRVNVQQCFEELVLKILDTPSLIAEGSKGVKKNIFKDRPPQSDASASSCC from the exons ATGGATTCGAGTTCGGGGCATCAAGAATTCGATTATTTGTTTAAGTTGTTGATGATTGGAGACTCTGGGGTTGGCAAGAGTAGTCTTCTTCTCAGTTTCACCTCCGATGCTTTTGAAGATCTCTCCCCCACTATCG GTGTTGATTTTAAGGTCAAATATGTGATGATGGGGGGTAAAAAGCTGAAGCTTGCAATTTGGGATACTG CTGGTCAGGAGAGATTCAGAACACTGACAAGTTCTTACTACAGAGGGGCACAAGGAATCATCATGG TTTATGATGTAACCCGGCGAGATACATTTACAAATCTTTCTGAAATATGGGCAAAGGAAATAGACCTTTATTCAACTAATCAAGATTGCATCAAGATGCTTGTTGGAAACAAACTAGACAAG GACGGTGATAGAGTTGTGACAAAGAAAGAGGGAATAGACTTTGCCAGGGAATACGGTTGCCTATTTATTGAATGCAGTGCTAAAACTCGAGTTAATGTTCAGCAATGCTTTGAAGAGCTTGTTTTGAAG ATTCTGGATACACCTAGCCTCATAGCCGAGGGCTCAAAGGGTGTTAAAAAGAACATTTTCAAGGACAGGCCACCCCAGTCTGATGCATCCGCAAGTAGTTGTTGCTGA